The sequence TACGCCGCAATGCCCCCGGCATCAAGCATGAGCATCATGGGGCAGAACATGGCGGCCAGATTGAGATCGTGGAGAACCACCGCCACCGCTGCCTTGAGCGTGACCGCCAGCGAGGTGAATGCGCGCATGGCCATAAGCGCATGCCTGATATCCAGGCCTGCGGCAGGTTCGTCGAGCAGGTAGACGCCCCCCCCCTGGGCCAGGGTTCTGGCCAGGGCAACCCGGCGTTTCTCACCCCCGGAAAGATTCGTTACCGACCTGTCCGACAGATGGACCAGGTCCATGGCGGAAAGGGCGCGGCCAGTAGCTCCTTCGTCCTCCAGAGAGAGGGAGCCGAACCTGGACACCCAGGGATGACGCCCCATCAGTACGGCTTGGCGGACAGTGAATCCGAAGCGCTCTTCCGATTCCTGCGGTGAATAGGCTATCCTCCGGGCTATCTCACGCCGGGAACAGTCCGCCATGGGGCGTCCGTCCAGCAGAATCTCGCCCCGGGAAGGCGCAAGAATGCCCGCCATGCAGCGCAGGAGTGTGGTTTTTCCAGCGCCGTTGGGGCCCACTATGGCCAAAGCCTCACCAGGACGAAGCGACAGGCTCACTCCTTGAAGCGCCAGGGTATTCCCGCGTCGGACCTGGACAGACCGAGCTTCAAGCACCGACGCGTCCCCGCACGAAGAGCAGACAGAAATACGGTCCTCCCAGCATGGCCGTGAGCACGCCCACCGGAACCTCGTGAGGCAGAAGGGTCCTGGAAACCGTATCCGCCCCCAGGAGCAGAAGCATTCCGCCACAAGCGGCTAAGGGCAGCAGCCGGGAATGTACCGGCCCTGCGGCCAGACGCACGATGTGGGGCACTATGAGCCCCACGAAGCCCACTATGCCGGAAACCGCGACGCAGCAGGCGGTCATAAGGGCCGCGGAGCCCAGGAGGAAAAGGCGGGTACGAGACACCGACACCCCAAGGGCAGCGGCCTGTTCATCCCCCAAGCACAGTGCGTCCAGATCCCTGGAAAGC is a genomic window of Desulfovibrio sp. containing:
- a CDS encoding ABC transporter ATP-binding protein, which codes for MLEARSVQVRRGNTLALQGVSLSLRPGEALAIVGPNGAGKTTLLRCMAGILAPSRGEILLDGRPMADCSRREIARRIAYSPQESEERFGFTVRQAVLMGRHPWVSRFGSLSLEDEGATGRALSAMDLVHLSDRSVTNLSGGEKRRVALARTLAQGGGVYLLDEPAAGLDIRHALMAMRAFTSLAVTLKAAVAVVLHDLNLAAMFCPMMLMLDAGGIAAYGATPDVLTPENVARVFGVRARIDGRHVRFLEE